One region of Pygocentrus nattereri isolate fPygNat1 chromosome 14, fPygNat1.pri, whole genome shotgun sequence genomic DNA includes:
- the tnnt1 gene encoding troponin T, slow skeletal muscle isoform X2 — protein MSDVEEEYEEQAEEGEEEQEEATGQEDEEETQEEEEERPRPKPMAPQLAPPKIPEGERVDFDDIHRKRMEKDLLELQTLIEAHFEQRKKEEEELIGLKDRIERRRSERAEQQRVRAEKERDRQTRIAEERQRKEDEEAKKRADDEAKKKKVLSNMGANFGGFLAKAEQRRGKRLTGREIKRKTLAERRSPLGIENLREDGLRQRAQEMWNWIYQLESEKFDFMDQMKRQKYEIIVLLNRISHAQKFKKGHGKGKVGGRWK, from the exons ATGTCTGATGTAGAGGAAGAGTATGA GGAGCAGGCAGAGG AGGGAGAAGAGGAACAAGAGGAGGCTACAGGGCAGGAGGATGAAG AGGAGACCCAGGAAGAAG AGGAGGAACGGCCACGACCCAA GCCAATGGCTCCTCAACTTGCGCCTCCAAAGATCCCAGAAGGAGAGAGGGTTGATTTTGAT GACATCCACAGGAAGCGAATGGAGAAGGACCTACTGGAGTTGCAGACGCTGATTGAAGCCCACTTTGAGCAGAggaagaaggaggaagaggagctgATTGGCCTGAAGGACCGAATT GAGAGACGTCGCTCAGAGCGAGCCGAGCAGCAGCGTGTGAGAGCTGAGAAGGAGCGAGATCGGCAGACAAGGATCGCT GAGGAGCGCCAGAGGAAGGAAGATGAGGAGGCAAAAAAGAGAGCAGATGACGAGGCCAAGAAAAAGAAGGTTTTGTCTAATATGGGGGCTAACTTTGGCGGTTTCCTAGCCAAG GCAGAGCAGAGGCGAGGGAAGCGTTTGACTGGAAGAGAAATCAAAAGGAAGACTCTGGCTGAGAGACGCTCTCCTCTGGGCATTGAGAACCTGAGAGAGGACGGTCTGCg GCAGCGAGCTCAGGAGATGTGGAACTGGATCTACCAGTTGGAGTCAGAGAAGTTTGATTTCATGGATCAGATGAAGAGGCAGAAGTATGAG ATCATTGTGTTGCTGAACAGGATTTCACATGCCCaaaaatt CAAAAAGGGCCACGGAAAGGGAAAGGTTGGAGGTCGCTGGAAATGA
- the tnnt1 gene encoding troponin T, slow skeletal muscle isoform X1: MSDVEEEYEEQAEEGEEEQEEATGQEDEEQEYTEYQEETQEEEEERPRPKPMAPQLAPPKIPEGERVDFDDIHRKRMEKDLLELQTLIEAHFEQRKKEEEELIGLKDRIERRRSERAEQQRVRAEKERDRQTRIAEERQRKEDEEAKKRADDEAKKKKVLSNMGANFGGFLAKAEQRRGKRLTGREIKRKTLAERRSPLGIENLREDGLRQRAQEMWNWIYQLESEKFDFMDQMKRQKYEIIVLLNRISHAQKFKKGHGKGKVGGRWK, from the exons ATGTCTGATGTAGAGGAAGAGTATGA GGAGCAGGCAGAGG AGGGAGAAGAGGAACAAGAGGAGGCTACAGGGCAGGAGGATGAAG AGCAAGAGTACACAGAGTACCAag AGGAGACCCAGGAAGAAG AGGAGGAACGGCCACGACCCAA GCCAATGGCTCCTCAACTTGCGCCTCCAAAGATCCCAGAAGGAGAGAGGGTTGATTTTGAT GACATCCACAGGAAGCGAATGGAGAAGGACCTACTGGAGTTGCAGACGCTGATTGAAGCCCACTTTGAGCAGAggaagaaggaggaagaggagctgATTGGCCTGAAGGACCGAATT GAGAGACGTCGCTCAGAGCGAGCCGAGCAGCAGCGTGTGAGAGCTGAGAAGGAGCGAGATCGGCAGACAAGGATCGCT GAGGAGCGCCAGAGGAAGGAAGATGAGGAGGCAAAAAAGAGAGCAGATGACGAGGCCAAGAAAAAGAAGGTTTTGTCTAATATGGGGGCTAACTTTGGCGGTTTCCTAGCCAAG GCAGAGCAGAGGCGAGGGAAGCGTTTGACTGGAAGAGAAATCAAAAGGAAGACTCTGGCTGAGAGACGCTCTCCTCTGGGCATTGAGAACCTGAGAGAGGACGGTCTGCg GCAGCGAGCTCAGGAGATGTGGAACTGGATCTACCAGTTGGAGTCAGAGAAGTTTGATTTCATGGATCAGATGAAGAGGCAGAAGTATGAG ATCATTGTGTTGCTGAACAGGATTTCACATGCCCaaaaatt CAAAAAGGGCCACGGAAAGGGAAAGGTTGGAGGTCGCTGGAAATGA